A window of Xanthocytophaga agilis contains these coding sequences:
- a CDS encoding SDR family NAD(P)-dependent oxidoreductase, whose translation MPEQLSFESPQKNNLEPIAIIGIGCRFPGNVTDPASFWSRLQAGFDAITDVPENRWKLDNYYDPDTQKAGKIKSRKGGFLKEIDQFDASFFNIFPKEAERIDPQQRMLLEITYEAMEDAGVKVEDLSGSRTCVFMGVFTTDYWDMQSSGYQKDKISPHVAMGASSTSVANRLSYIYNLKGPSVSLNTACSSSLVAVHLACQSIWNGESSMGLAGGVNLLLKPETSILMSKGNFLSPDGYCKTFDSRANGYVRSEGCGVILLKPLSKALEDGDQIYSLIRATGVNQDGYTEDGFTVPNPDAQTELLETVYNRAGVNPAEITYVEAHGTGTPVGDPLETRAFGNVVGKGRDTNNKCVIGSVKTNMGHLEAAAGIAGLIKLALITKNRQIPANLHFEKPNPKIPFETYKLRVPTTLETIPQNIPVVYAGVNSFGAGGTNAHCLLQEYIPAATKNLSSSEDGMMPHLFLISAKNEKALKDLANSYIAFLKGTSESLQDICYSLATRRSSFEHKLSIAARTKTDASEYLEAFVKGETRQGMTYQIVKESKKPRIAFIYSGQGPQWFAMGQQLLKESSVFRDTILKIDALFSKIADWSLLEEMSRDEATSRVSDTRIAQPAIMAVQIGLTEIWKSWGVEADGCVGHSIGEVAAAYASGALTLEQAVEVIYHRSRNQNQATGKGKMLAVGLDLPSVKKEIRGLEAQIAIAAINGPQMIALAGDIPEIEQLAASLSERDIFNRFLQVNVPFHSHHMEPLKDEMIAALQHLQPSRTTIPLYSTVSGVQENGLHLVSEYWYKNVRDTVYFTQAIESMIQDGYDTFIEIAPHPVLTAGVVDSLKMHRITGLVVPSLRRKEDEAKTMINSLGILTMEGYEANWKKLFPSAHYTKLPHYPWQHERYWFETKTHQQARLGTPVHPFLASEVISVKSLHHRIWNLNLNPELFTYLADHKVDGAIVFPGSGHLEIALSAGKASFPEQPVFLEDIHFEKALFLPEEGEQPEIRLEILNQEGEYYICSKQADQDNTAWIRHSRGKINYFDDFIKKEPVTIKPLLEKLETKISIPDFYVELKSAGLNYGETFRRVQKLWVKGNEILGAISLSSQTTYGVEQYYVHPALLDACLHTIFAARENTEDNKRGIYLPVHIEKYKVYEKPGQHVWTYVEILEASDDFLIGNYQILNEEGQLVAEMEGLTCKYIQGSRGEQQESLYSGMYEYQWEPLAQEDETNLELERLHSDECYLLFADKQGVSQKLLDKLAQDNLSVIEVIKGTAFKELSPSSYIINPFDGKDTQALFDAIHHKGLKVKKLFYLWALDNQIGTTITPELFEQQQTTLISGTMNLFQTIDRTGIKTGVVFLTQNNEKVEEQDTVINYTQAPIMGMSRVFINEYPYIPVKVIDIQSGLSEEESNILYTELTGKKFKFAELAIRNTQTYIRKLVPVTEAKASEDAAQEVVAHGHSFQTIVKRPGDLSSTIFQHVVKESVQADEVKIEVVATGLTQRDWLVATGQLDKAGHQLGFECAGIVRQVGNTITHLKEGDEVIAWGTHTLAGSLTVKANQLIKKPDHLLYQEAASLPIAYITSHYALTELGRLSKEDAVLIQVTDWDVALASVQLATYTGAKVIVLAADDAQKTYLQKSGIEHVLTDQHTDFSQEVVKQTNGKGVDVVLNSLAGIGLIRGLKSLAPFGKFIDLSTTSTEEAILEKNRLDNNISFHTLDTAQLIEFKPQSVYRIMDAVVTLFANKQLQSAPLKAFSIQELEKALSAVEKPTRIEKIIVNIDNQPIYVQAANTLTLLADATYLITGGASGFGLEIARWLTSKGAKSLVLVSRSGPKSDTDRQVIKEIEETGTKVTLLQADITDYQAVQKIVATIQRELPPLKGIVHSAAMLDDQSIPDMSNEIFMKVYRPKVYGAWNFHEATKELPLDFFLMFSSISAIFGFPGQANYSSANNFLDRLAMYRQSIGLKASAANLGVLDDYAGMSKEGGRLIKALINQGWTLLSLKDVTSKLENVLLQQPPTRMLANLDWKRFRDFYYNLKDDTRFAHLMNESVKNTGSGSSSLVDSLKTLSGEEQLELLTQKVSESLANILGVSAEKIDTGIPITKIGLDSLMLNQLRNWIQQKLEINFPLMKIAKGPSIVELSTQLLSEINNQEIVQEEAVSADTSGIAAEEDIEIYNQWLVRNKLVKEENVKYRIFCIHPVGAGASMFGHFIFNPPADAEVLAFQLPGRENRLHEEHYQDVPSLVADMATVMEPLLDKPFIVFGHSFGGMVGFELIRYLQLQYNKKPIQLFISGTIAPQLTKKWKDRDVISETAVLTNSEERLLSLMSYIDDVEFLRKILPVMRKDMAMIMSYVYVPGEKFDFPITTFAADKDDVVYPSEVSQWKEHTNSSFTMEVLEGDHWFLSRNKELISQRLSDALEETTAQTH comes from the coding sequence ATGCCTGAGCAGTTATCATTTGAGTCTCCTCAAAAAAACAATCTTGAACCTATTGCCATTATTGGCATCGGATGTAGGTTCCCTGGAAATGTAACAGATCCAGCCTCCTTTTGGAGCAGACTTCAGGCAGGGTTTGACGCAATCACCGACGTTCCGGAAAATCGTTGGAAACTGGATAATTACTACGATCCTGACACACAAAAAGCAGGAAAAATCAAATCCCGAAAAGGTGGTTTTTTAAAAGAAATAGACCAGTTTGATGCCAGTTTCTTTAATATATTCCCCAAAGAAGCTGAACGTATTGATCCACAGCAAAGAATGCTGCTTGAGATTACCTATGAGGCAATGGAAGATGCAGGAGTAAAAGTAGAAGATCTCTCAGGCTCCAGAACCTGTGTGTTTATGGGTGTATTTACCACCGATTACTGGGATATGCAAAGCTCCGGTTATCAAAAAGATAAAATCAGTCCGCATGTGGCGATGGGAGCTTCCTCTACTTCTGTAGCCAATCGTTTATCCTACATTTACAATCTTAAAGGTCCAAGTGTAAGTTTGAATACAGCCTGCTCCTCCTCTCTGGTAGCAGTACACCTGGCTTGCCAAAGTATCTGGAATGGAGAAAGCAGCATGGGACTTGCCGGAGGTGTGAACCTTCTGTTAAAACCAGAGACATCTATTTTGATGTCCAAAGGAAACTTTCTTTCTCCGGATGGATATTGTAAAACCTTTGATAGCCGTGCCAATGGCTATGTACGAAGTGAAGGATGCGGGGTTATTTTATTAAAACCTCTATCGAAAGCACTAGAAGATGGAGATCAGATTTATTCTCTGATTCGGGCAACAGGTGTGAATCAGGATGGCTATACAGAAGATGGATTTACTGTACCTAATCCGGATGCTCAAACAGAACTACTGGAAACTGTCTATAATCGGGCAGGCGTAAATCCTGCAGAAATTACCTATGTAGAAGCTCATGGTACGGGTACACCAGTGGGTGACCCCTTAGAAACCAGAGCCTTTGGAAATGTAGTTGGCAAAGGCCGGGACACCAATAATAAATGTGTAATCGGTTCTGTAAAAACCAACATGGGTCACCTGGAAGCAGCAGCAGGTATAGCAGGTTTGATTAAACTGGCTTTGATCACAAAAAACCGACAGATTCCAGCCAATCTCCACTTTGAAAAACCCAATCCAAAAATACCTTTCGAAACATATAAACTGAGAGTGCCTACTACACTGGAAACTATTCCTCAAAATATTCCGGTTGTATATGCAGGTGTAAACTCGTTTGGTGCAGGCGGAACCAATGCCCATTGTTTATTACAGGAATATATTCCGGCTGCCACAAAAAATCTTTCTTCTTCTGAAGACGGAATGATGCCTCATCTCTTCCTTATTTCTGCTAAGAATGAAAAAGCACTCAAAGATCTAGCTAACAGCTATATCGCATTTCTGAAAGGAACGTCAGAATCTCTACAGGATATCTGCTATTCACTGGCAACTAGAAGATCATCTTTTGAACATAAGCTATCTATTGCAGCCCGCACCAAAACAGATGCATCAGAATACCTTGAGGCGTTTGTAAAAGGAGAAACACGTCAGGGTATGACGTATCAGATAGTAAAAGAGTCTAAGAAGCCCCGCATAGCCTTCATTTATTCAGGTCAGGGACCTCAATGGTTTGCCATGGGTCAACAACTACTTAAGGAATCCTCTGTCTTCAGAGATACTATTCTCAAAATAGATGCACTCTTCTCTAAAATTGCAGATTGGTCATTACTGGAAGAAATGAGTCGGGATGAAGCAACTTCCCGTGTGAGTGATACCCGTATTGCTCAGCCTGCTATTATGGCTGTACAGATTGGGCTTACTGAAATATGGAAATCCTGGGGCGTAGAAGCCGATGGATGTGTAGGTCACTCGATAGGTGAAGTAGCCGCTGCTTATGCATCAGGTGCATTGACATTGGAACAAGCAGTGGAAGTTATTTATCATCGTAGCCGGAATCAGAATCAGGCCACGGGAAAAGGAAAAATGCTTGCAGTAGGACTGGATTTACCTTCTGTAAAAAAAGAAATTCGAGGACTGGAAGCCCAAATAGCTATTGCGGCGATTAATGGTCCTCAGATGATTGCACTGGCAGGTGACATTCCCGAAATAGAGCAATTGGCAGCCAGTTTGTCAGAAAGAGATATCTTCAATCGCTTCCTGCAAGTCAATGTACCTTTCCATAGTCACCATATGGAGCCACTGAAAGATGAAATGATTGCAGCATTGCAGCATCTTCAGCCTTCCCGTACCACGATTCCACTTTACTCAACTGTGAGTGGAGTTCAGGAAAATGGGCTTCACCTGGTTTCTGAGTATTGGTACAAGAATGTTCGGGATACAGTATACTTCACTCAGGCTATCGAATCCATGATTCAGGATGGCTATGATACATTCATTGAAATAGCCCCTCACCCTGTTCTTACTGCTGGTGTAGTAGACAGCCTGAAAATGCATCGTATCACAGGATTGGTAGTACCATCGTTACGCCGGAAAGAAGATGAAGCCAAGACAATGATTAATTCACTGGGTATTTTGACTATGGAAGGCTATGAAGCTAACTGGAAAAAATTATTCCCATCGGCTCACTATACCAAACTTCCTCATTACCCTTGGCAACACGAACGGTACTGGTTTGAAACCAAGACTCATCAGCAGGCACGTTTGGGAACACCTGTTCATCCATTCCTGGCTAGTGAGGTTATCTCTGTGAAGAGTCTGCATCACCGGATATGGAATCTGAATCTAAATCCTGAGTTATTTACGTATCTCGCTGATCACAAAGTAGATGGTGCGATTGTATTTCCAGGAAGTGGTCACCTGGAGATAGCGTTGTCTGCAGGAAAAGCCTCGTTTCCTGAACAGCCTGTCTTTTTGGAAGACATCCACTTTGAGAAAGCATTATTCCTGCCTGAAGAAGGAGAACAACCAGAGATCCGATTGGAAATATTGAATCAGGAAGGTGAGTACTATATCTGCAGTAAACAAGCTGATCAGGATAATACAGCCTGGATCAGACACTCCAGAGGTAAAATCAATTACTTTGATGATTTTATCAAAAAAGAGCCAGTTACAATTAAACCGTTGCTGGAAAAGCTGGAAACCAAAATTTCAATTCCTGACTTTTATGTGGAACTGAAATCTGCTGGCCTTAACTATGGAGAAACATTCAGGAGAGTACAAAAACTGTGGGTAAAAGGAAATGAAATTCTTGGTGCTATTAGTCTGAGTTCTCAAACTACCTATGGAGTAGAACAATATTATGTACATCCAGCCTTATTAGATGCTTGTCTACATACCATCTTTGCTGCCCGTGAAAATACAGAAGACAACAAACGAGGTATTTATTTGCCTGTACATATTGAGAAATACAAGGTATATGAAAAACCGGGTCAGCATGTATGGACGTACGTGGAAATACTGGAAGCCAGTGATGATTTTCTGATTGGTAATTATCAGATACTAAATGAAGAAGGACAACTGGTAGCTGAAATGGAAGGACTGACCTGTAAATATATCCAGGGTTCACGTGGCGAACAGCAGGAAAGCCTGTATTCAGGTATGTACGAATATCAGTGGGAACCTCTCGCTCAGGAAGATGAAACCAATCTGGAGCTAGAACGTCTTCATTCAGATGAATGTTATTTGTTATTTGCAGATAAACAAGGGGTTTCACAGAAGCTCTTGGACAAACTTGCCCAGGATAACCTTTCTGTTATTGAAGTAATTAAAGGCACTGCATTCAAAGAACTTAGTCCATCATCCTATATAATCAATCCTTTTGATGGAAAGGATACACAAGCACTCTTTGATGCCATTCATCATAAAGGTCTAAAAGTAAAGAAACTATTCTATCTATGGGCGCTGGACAATCAGATCGGAACTACCATTACTCCTGAATTATTTGAGCAGCAGCAAACTACACTGATAAGTGGTACAATGAATCTGTTCCAGACAATTGATAGAACAGGCATCAAAACAGGAGTCGTATTTCTGACTCAAAACAATGAAAAGGTAGAAGAACAGGATACAGTGATTAACTACACACAGGCTCCTATCATGGGTATGTCACGTGTATTCATCAATGAATATCCGTATATACCCGTAAAGGTCATTGATATCCAATCAGGTCTGTCGGAAGAAGAGAGTAACATTCTGTATACAGAACTTACCGGAAAGAAATTCAAGTTCGCAGAACTGGCGATTCGGAATACACAAACGTATATCAGAAAACTGGTGCCTGTTACAGAAGCCAAAGCTTCTGAAGATGCAGCTCAGGAAGTAGTGGCACATGGTCATTCCTTCCAGACGATCGTAAAACGTCCAGGCGATCTGAGTAGCACCATCTTCCAGCATGTGGTAAAAGAATCTGTCCAGGCAGATGAGGTAAAGATAGAAGTAGTTGCCACCGGACTTACTCAAAGAGATTGGCTGGTAGCTACAGGGCAATTAGATAAAGCCGGACATCAGCTAGGGTTTGAATGTGCAGGTATCGTTCGTCAGGTAGGTAATACAATCACTCATCTGAAAGAAGGAGACGAAGTAATTGCCTGGGGCACACACACACTAGCAGGCTCTCTGACAGTTAAGGCCAATCAGTTAATTAAGAAGCCTGACCATCTTCTGTATCAGGAAGCAGCAAGCTTACCTATAGCGTATATTACATCTCACTATGCACTCACCGAACTTGGTCGTCTAAGTAAGGAAGATGCTGTTCTGATTCAGGTAACAGACTGGGATGTAGCTCTGGCTTCCGTTCAATTAGCTACTTACACAGGTGCAAAAGTAATTGTTCTGGCAGCAGATGATGCACAAAAAACGTATCTCCAGAAATCAGGTATCGAACATGTATTAACAGATCAACATACAGACTTTTCTCAGGAGGTAGTAAAACAGACAAATGGCAAAGGTGTGGATGTGGTACTGAATTCACTAGCTGGCATTGGACTAATCAGAGGACTAAAAAGTCTGGCACCATTTGGTAAGTTCATCGATCTCAGTACAACTTCAACAGAAGAAGCTATTCTGGAAAAGAATCGTCTGGACAACAATATTTCATTCCATACACTGGATACAGCCCAGCTTATTGAGTTTAAACCTCAGTCGGTGTATCGGATTATGGATGCTGTAGTTACGCTGTTTGCAAACAAGCAACTTCAGTCTGCTCCATTGAAAGCGTTCTCAATTCAGGAGCTGGAAAAAGCACTTTCAGCAGTAGAAAAGCCAACACGTATAGAAAAGATTATTGTAAATATTGATAATCAGCCTATATATGTACAAGCTGCCAACACATTGACACTATTAGCAGATGCCACCTATCTTATTACAGGGGGTGCTAGTGGATTTGGTCTGGAAATTGCCCGTTGGCTAACTTCCAAAGGAGCTAAGTCACTGGTACTGGTAAGCCGTAGCGGACCAAAATCAGATACAGATCGTCAGGTAATCAAAGAGATTGAAGAAACCGGTACCAAGGTTACCCTACTTCAGGCGGATATCACAGATTATCAGGCTGTACAAAAAATCGTAGCAACTATACAACGCGAGCTACCGCCATTAAAAGGTATTGTACATAGTGCAGCGATGCTAGATGATCAGTCTATTCCGGATATGTCCAATGAGATATTCATGAAGGTATACAGACCAAAGGTCTATGGAGCATGGAATTTCCATGAGGCAACCAAAGAACTGCCATTGGATTTCTTCCTGATGTTCTCTTCCATCTCTGCTATCTTCGGATTCCCTGGACAGGCTAATTACTCTTCAGCGAATAACTTCCTGGACAGATTGGCTATGTATCGGCAATCAATAGGATTAAAAGCATCTGCAGCCAACCTGGGCGTTTTGGATGACTATGCGGGTATGTCCAAAGAAGGAGGACGGTTGATTAAAGCCCTCATTAATCAGGGATGGACATTGCTCAGTCTGAAAGATGTCACCAGCAAATTGGAGAATGTATTGCTGCAACAACCACCAACCCGGATGCTGGCTAACCTGGACTGGAAACGTTTCAGAGACTTCTATTATAATCTGAAAGATGATACGCGCTTTGCACACCTGATGAATGAATCCGTGAAAAATACAGGTTCGGGATCGTCTAGTCTGGTTGATAGTCTCAAAACGCTTTCAGGAGAAGAACAACTGGAACTGCTGACTCAGAAAGTATCCGAATCGCTGGCGAATATTCTAGGCGTATCAGCTGAAAAAATAGACACAGGCATTCCAATTACCAAAATTGGACTTGACTCTCTAATGCTGAACCAGTTGCGTAACTGGATACAACAGAAGCTGGAAATCAACTTCCCGCTAATGAAGATAGCAAAGGGTCCAAGCATTGTGGAACTATCCACTCAACTGTTGTCCGAGATCAATAATCAGGAAATTGTACAGGAAGAAGCTGTTTCAGCAGATACCTCAGGAATTGCAGCAGAAGAGGACATCGAGATTTACAATCAATGGCTTGTACGCAACAAACTTGTCAAAGAGGAAAATGTTAAGTATCGTATCTTCTGTATCCACCCGGTAGGTGCAGGCGCTTCCATGTTTGGTCACTTCATATTTAATCCACCTGCTGATGCAGAAGTTCTTGCATTCCAGTTACCTGGACGTGAAAACAGATTACATGAAGAACACTACCAGGATGTACCTTCGCTAGTGGCAGATATGGCAACTGTTATGGAACCATTACTGGATAAACCATTCATCGTATTTGGGCATAGTTTTGGCGGGATGGTAGGATTTGAACTAATCCGGTACCTGCAACTACAGTATAACAAAAAGCCAATTCAGCTTTTTATCTCCGGAACCATTGCACCTCAACTTACGAAGAAATGGAAAGATCGGGATGTGATTAGCGAAACAGCAGTCCTGACCAACTCAGAGGAACGACTCCTGTCCCTGATGTCCTATATTGATGATGTGGAGTTCCTGCGGAAGATACTTCCTGTTATGCGAAAAGACATGGCTATGATTATGAGTTATGTATATGTTCCGGGAGAGAAGTTTGACTTCCCGATTACAACCTTTGCTGCAGACAAAGATGATGTAGTATATCCAAGTGAAGTTTCTCAATGGAAAGAACATACCAATAGTTCATTCACAATGGAGGTACTGGAAGGTGATCACTGGTTCTTGAGCCGAAATAAAGAGCTCATTTCCCAACGCCTCTCAGATGCATTGGAAGAAACAACAGCACAAACACACTAA
- a CDS encoding isoamylase, with the protein MQTDWTLIEGSPIPLGVSYNPIVKAYNVALYSNHAAKVSLLLYAEEEYELPRYTIVLNPLINKSQRVWHCYLKESEIPEAAYYAFQVDGPVNIEEPYWHAFNPKKVLLDPYTKAIFFPPEFSRLAACDGFSNAGKAALGCLRSLKDAAAPFDWQNDKPVRHTDDLIIYEMHVRGFTRRASAGVPVGQEGTFAGVIAKIPYLKDLGITAVELMPVFQFDPQENNYWGYMPLGFFMPHLAYSSDKTPGGAMREFKTMVRELHKAGIEVILDVVFNHTVEGGKGGPVYHFKGIDNSTYYLLKHTPNDPYLNYSGTGNTLRTDHPATQQFIMDCLRYWVTEMHVDGFRFDLASVFSRTSDGRVGDTPIFAQLAADPVLSSVRMIAEPWDAVDVYQLGRAFPGVTWLQWNGKFRDDVRQFVKSDAGFVGALIQRLYGSDDLFPGDAFHAYHSYQSVNYINSHDGFTLYDTVAYNSKHNQANGHNNTDGHEPNLSWNCGIEGDMGVSEAVMQLRQRQAKNFFTLLMLSNGTPMFVAGDEFLHTQNGNNNAYNQDNETSWLNWNRLDQFSGFHQFIVALIRFRKEQDGISRSRFWRNDVRWYGVNGQPDFQSSSRSLAFSLKLSSGKTLYVMINAYWEGLPFVIQEPGPWSRIINTYLASGEDILKEGTETITHSDYWVGERSIVVLLSNH; encoded by the coding sequence ATGCAAACAGACTGGACTTTGATCGAAGGCTCACCTATTCCATTAGGTGTCAGCTATAACCCCATTGTAAAAGCCTATAATGTGGCATTGTATTCCAATCATGCTGCTAAAGTAAGTTTGTTGCTATATGCAGAAGAGGAGTATGAATTGCCCAGATATACCATTGTGCTTAACCCATTGATCAATAAATCACAGCGGGTATGGCATTGTTATCTCAAAGAATCAGAAATTCCAGAAGCTGCCTATTATGCGTTTCAGGTAGATGGCCCTGTTAATATAGAAGAACCTTACTGGCATGCATTCAATCCTAAGAAAGTATTACTGGACCCCTATACAAAGGCTATCTTCTTTCCTCCTGAATTCAGTCGGTTGGCTGCTTGTGATGGATTTTCCAATGCAGGAAAGGCTGCCTTGGGGTGTTTGCGATCGTTGAAAGATGCAGCAGCTCCCTTTGACTGGCAGAACGATAAACCCGTCCGACATACTGATGACCTGATTATCTATGAAATGCATGTGAGGGGATTTACACGTCGTGCAAGTGCAGGTGTACCAGTCGGACAGGAAGGTACCTTTGCAGGAGTTATTGCGAAAATTCCCTATCTGAAAGACTTGGGAATTACAGCTGTTGAACTTATGCCCGTGTTTCAGTTTGATCCTCAGGAGAATAATTATTGGGGGTATATGCCACTGGGATTTTTTATGCCTCATCTGGCCTATTCTTCAGACAAGACACCGGGTGGAGCGATGCGAGAGTTTAAAACTATGGTTCGTGAACTCCACAAAGCAGGTATTGAAGTAATTTTGGATGTGGTGTTTAACCATACGGTAGAAGGAGGCAAGGGTGGTCCTGTATATCACTTCAAAGGGATTGACAACAGTACTTATTATCTGCTGAAACATACTCCAAATGACCCTTATCTGAACTATAGTGGTACTGGCAATACGTTGCGCACAGATCATCCGGCCACACAGCAGTTCATTATGGATTGCCTGCGTTACTGGGTCACCGAAATGCATGTAGACGGCTTTCGTTTTGATCTGGCCTCGGTGTTTTCTCGTACTTCCGATGGTAGGGTAGGAGATACTCCTATTTTTGCTCAACTGGCAGCAGATCCGGTATTATCTTCCGTACGAATGATTGCCGAACCCTGGGATGCCGTGGATGTATATCAATTGGGACGGGCTTTTCCAGGAGTTACCTGGTTACAGTGGAATGGTAAGTTTCGGGATGATGTCCGGCAGTTTGTTAAAAGTGATGCCGGGTTTGTAGGTGCATTGATTCAGCGCCTATATGGAAGCGACGATTTATTCCCTGGAGATGCTTTTCATGCCTATCATTCCTACCAGAGTGTAAACTATATCAATTCGCATGACGGATTTACCTTGTATGATACAGTTGCCTACAATTCGAAACACAATCAGGCCAATGGACATAACAATACCGATGGCCATGAACCGAATCTAAGCTGGAATTGTGGTATAGAAGGTGATATGGGTGTGTCAGAGGCCGTGATGCAGTTGCGGCAACGGCAGGCGAAGAATTTCTTTACTCTTCTCATGTTATCCAACGGAACACCTATGTTTGTGGCTGGGGATGAATTTTTGCATACCCAGAATGGAAACAACAATGCCTATAATCAGGACAATGAAACCAGCTGGTTAAACTGGAATCGCCTTGATCAGTTTTCAGGCTTCCATCAGTTTATTGTAGCGTTAATTCGTTTTCGCAAAGAACAGGATGGCATCAGCCGAAGCCGTTTCTGGCGAAATGATGTAAGGTGGTATGGCGTAAATGGACAACCTGACTTTCAATCTTCTTCCCGTAGCCTGGCATTTAGTTTAAAACTATCTTCTGGCAAGACATTGTATGTAATGATCAATGCCTATTGGGAAGGTTTACCCTTTGTGATTCAGGAGCCAGGCCCCTGGTCACGTATTATCAACACCTATCTGGCTTCAGGAGAAGATATCCTCAAAGAAGGAACTGAAACCATCACCCATTCAGACTATTGGGTAGGCGAACGATCTATAGTAGTTCTGCTAAGTAATCATTGA
- a CDS encoding N(4)-(beta-N-acetylglucosaminyl)-L-asparaginase, translating into MNNRRQFLKISAMGAAFFSYLRGNSTSVDQHINPGKAPAGGPIVLSTWDHGIPANQAAWDILSKGGRALDAVEKGVMVPEADPKVNTVGYGGLPDRDGKVTLDACIMDENDNCGSVAFLQNIMHPISVARKVMEDTPHVMLVGEGARQFALSKGFKEENLLTPESEKAWKEWLKTAKYEPVINIERHDTIGMIALDANGKLSGACTTSGMAFKMHGRVGDSPIIGAGLYVDNEVGAACSTGLGEAVIRTVGSHLVVELMRQGMSPQKACVTAVERIKKKYPGYDKIQVGFLALNKKGEYGAYAIQKGFNYAVYSNSVQNKLFDAKSSM; encoded by the coding sequence ATGAATAACCGCAGACAGTTTCTGAAGATTTCTGCAATGGGAGCTGCATTCTTTTCGTATTTACGGGGCAATAGCACATCAGTTGATCAGCATATTAATCCAGGTAAAGCACCAGCAGGTGGACCAATCGTTCTTTCTACCTGGGACCACGGCATTCCGGCTAACCAGGCGGCCTGGGATATTCTAAGCAAAGGAGGACGGGCACTGGATGCTGTAGAAAAAGGAGTTATGGTACCTGAAGCTGATCCTAAAGTAAATACCGTGGGCTATGGTGGTCTGCCTGATCGTGATGGAAAGGTAACACTAGATGCCTGTATTATGGATGAAAATGATAACTGTGGTTCGGTAGCATTCTTGCAAAATATTATGCATCCGATTTCAGTAGCCCGCAAAGTGATGGAGGATACTCCCCATGTAATGCTGGTTGGAGAAGGAGCACGTCAGTTTGCCTTGTCCAAAGGATTTAAAGAAGAGAATCTACTGACACCTGAGTCAGAGAAGGCATGGAAAGAATGGTTGAAAACAGCTAAATACGAACCTGTTATTAACATCGAACGTCACGATACTATTGGTATGATTGCGCTGGATGCCAATGGTAAATTATCTGGTGCCTGTACTACCAGTGGCATGGCCTTTAAAATGCACGGTCGTGTAGGCGACTCTCCGATTATTGGTGCAGGACTATATGTAGACAACGAAGTAGGTGCAGCATGTTCTACAGGTCTGGGTGAAGCGGTTATTCGTACAGTTGGTAGCCATCTGGTAGTGGAGCTGATGCGTCAGGGTATGTCTCCTCAGAAAGCATGTGTTACAGCGGTAGAGCGTATTAAAAAGAAATATCCGGGATATGATAAGATTCAGGTAGGTTTTCTTGCTCTGAATAAGAAAGGAGAGTATGGGGCGTATGCTATTCAGAAAGGCTTTAACTATGCGGTGTATAGTAATAGTGTTCAGAATAAATTATTTGATGCAAAAAGTTCTATGTAA
- a CDS encoding copper homeostasis protein CutC, protein MSDQITVEICVNSAISAIEAQKGGANRVELCENLWEGGTTPSAGTIAIARKNLTIQLFVIIRPRGGDFLYSDDEFDVMKHDILTAKQLGADGIVTGILTADGRVDIPRMKELKELAAPLPITFHRAFDMVADPYQALEDCIALGMDRILTSGLEKSAIEGMELIAELVQKAAGRIRIMPGSGINEKNVHKLVQYTGVKEVHFSAMRTVDSQMEYRQANVFMGGVMRPPEFLITVTDPAKVERVRNAAQ, encoded by the coding sequence ATGTCTGATCAAATTACCGTCGAAATTTGTGTGAACTCTGCTATTTCTGCAATAGAGGCTCAAAAAGGAGGGGCGAATAGAGTGGAGTTGTGTGAGAATCTTTGGGAGGGAGGTACAACACCCAGTGCAGGAACTATTGCTATTGCCCGTAAGAATTTAACTATTCAACTATTCGTTATTATCCGTCCGCGTGGAGGTGATTTTCTGTATTCAGACGATGAGTTTGATGTAATGAAACATGATATCCTGACTGCCAAACAGCTAGGTGCTGATGGCATTGTAACAGGTATCCTGACAGCAGATGGACGAGTGGATATACCTCGCATGAAAGAACTGAAAGAACTGGCCGCTCCGCTACCCATTACCTTTCACCGGGCATTCGACATGGTAGCAGATCCTTATCAGGCACTGGAAGATTGTATTGCATTGGGGATGGACCGGATACTTACCTCAGGGCTGGAAAAATCGGCTATCGAAGGAATGGAGCTAATTGCCGAACTGGTACAAAAAGCAGCTGGCCGTATTCGTATCATGCCAGGATCAGGTATCAATGAGAAGAATGTACACAAGCTAGTACAATATACAGGGGTGAAGGAAGTGCATTTCTCTGCTATGCGAACTGTTGACAGTCAGATGGAATATCGTCAGGCGAATGTGTTTATGGGAGGGGTGATGCGGCCACCAGAGTTTTTGATAACAGTGACAGACCCTGCAAAAGTGGAACGGGTACGAAATGCGGCACAATAA